In Apis cerana isolate GH-2021 linkage group LG5, AcerK_1.0, whole genome shotgun sequence, a single genomic region encodes these proteins:
- the LOC107996522 gene encoding uncharacterized protein LOC107996522, which translates to MAPKKKANGQAQKNGRIKPHYRQHRKQPNISRRLRIYKPSVREIVYALMNKHNQERKRSRAVRDDRYRGKMRKYRNTRESSRDSSFCSDSSSMEGSEYTKSVATSAENLSSVMDAANSSETSSTEDSSASNISVRPIALAKAINNTRALLKKKSLVQVINNYIKAGIEEGKRQAKKYLRKALSFGVKSGYLIPTDSEGQVIRVAPTLMDTKKSNAESRKRRRRARRGEDDPLIGSKDRCPTPPWKIKKREDTPKSQENPLQKRGKSSSLKKSPIRRKKIEKRPSRRSRRKMTRRKINLLIDNFCNDKSEENLKSRKRKRSLSRHDVENRRNQRNRRSKSVCTKEKNGNSRKNSRSFSDNEDISIINSHEVNEMSIGRLKSMSKENASRNCNVPSENPVEEIEEKIESLNEKRNENDMI; encoded by the exons ATGGCACCGAAGAAGAAGGCAAACGGCCAAGCAcagaaaaatggaagaataaaACCACATTATCGACAACATCGTAAACAGCCAAACATTTCACGCCGATTGCGTATTTACAAACCTAGCGTACGAGAAATAGTCTATGCATTGATGAACAAACATAACCAAG AAAGAAAGCGAAGCAGAGCCGTGCGGGACGACAGATATCGCGGAAAAATGCGGAAATACAGGAATACTCGAGAGTCCTCGCGCGACAGTTCGTTTTGTAGCGATAGCTCGTCCATGGAAGGATCCGAGTACACAAAATCCGTGGCAACATCCGCGGAGAACTTGTCGAGCGTGATGGACGCCGCAAATAGCTCGGAGACCAGCAGCACTGAGGACAGCAGCGCATCGAATATCTCGGTGAGACCGATTGCGCTCGCCAAGGCGATCAATAACACTAGAGCGTTACTCAAGAAGAAATCTCTCGTCCAGGTCATCAACAACTACATCAAGGCTGGGATCGAGGAAG GAAAACGGCAAGCTAAGAAGTATCTTCGCAAGGCGCTTTCTTTCGGCGTGAAATCCGGCTACTTGATTCCGACCGATAGCGAAGGACAAGTAATACGAGTAGCGCCAACGTTGATGGACACGAAGAAGAGCAACGCGGAGTCACGCAAGAGGCGAAGAAGGGCCCGAAGGGGCGAGGATGATCCGTTGATCGGCAGCAAGGATCGTTGTCCTACCCCTCCTTGGAAGATAAAGAAACGCGAGGATACGCCGAAGTCGCAAGAAAATCCTTTACAGAAAAGGGGGAAATCTTCGAGCTTGAAGAAGAGTCCAATCCGAaggaagaaaatcgaaaaacgTCCTTCGCGACGAAGCAGAAGGAAAATGACCAGGAGGAA aattaatctattaattgaCAATTTTTGTAACGATAAAAGCGAGGAGAATTTAAAAAGTCGAAAGAGAAAGCGAAGCTTGAGCAGACACGACGTCGAGAATAGACGAAATCAAAGGAATCGGCGATCGAAGTCAGTTTGTACAAAGGAGAAAAACGGAAATTCCAGGAAAAATAGTAGAAGTTTCAGCGACAATGAAGATATCTCGATCATCAACAGTCACGAAGTCAACGAAATGTCGATAGGACGATTAAAATCGATGAGCAAAGAGAATGCTTCGCGAAATTGCAACGTTCCATCCGAAAATCCTGTGGAAGAGATCGAAGAAAAGATAGAATCTTTgaacgagaaaagaaacgaaaacgatATGATATAG
- the LOC107996533 gene encoding two pore potassium channel protein sup-9 translates to MKMKRQNVRTLSLVVCTFTYLLIGAAVFDALESNTERKRWEFLSEVRRNMMKKYNITQEDYRMLEIVIIENKPHKAGPQWKFAGAFYFATLVLAMIGYGHSTPVTIGGKAFCMAYAMVGIPLGLVMFQSIGERLNKFASVVIKRAKTYMRCKKTEATEMNLMLATGLLSSIIITTGAAVFSRYEGWSYFDSFYYCFVTLTTIGFGDYVALQNDHALSNKPGYVALSLVFILFGLAVVAASINLLVLRFMTMNTGDVRREDNELQPASHHVLTLDGEVVAVNGKILASHVPIVHDTDDCVSVCSCTCLGPPNTELLDQGYQGYRPPSTSSIRVKRASV, encoded by the exons ATGAAAATGAAGAGACAGAATGTTAGAACTTTATCATTAGTAGTGTGCACGTTcacgtatttattaattggtGCCGCGGTGTTTGATGCGTTGGAATCGAACACTGAGAGGAAACGGTGGGAGTTTCTTTCGG aGGTTCGTCGGAATATGATgaagaaatacaatattacGCAGGAGGATTATAGAATGCTGGAGATcgtaataatagaaaacaagCCACATAAAGCAGGTCCTCAGTGGAAATTCGCTGGTGCCTTTTATTTCGCCACTCTTGTACTCGCTATGATAg GTTACGGACACTCGACGCCAGTTACCATAGGAGGTAAAGCATTCTGCATGGCGTACGCCATGGTGGGCATTCCTCTGGGTCTGGTAATGTTCCAAAGTATCGGTGAACGTTTGAATAAATTCGCCTCGGTAGTAATCAAGCGGGCGAAAACTTATATGAGATGCAAAAAAACAGAAGCAACTGAGATGAATCTGATGCTCGCCACTGGTTTACTTTCGAGCATAATTATCACGACTGGAGCGGCTGTGTTTTCGCGTTATGAGGGATGGAGCTACTTTGATagcttttattattgtttcgttACGCTAACTACCATTGGTTTTGGCGATTATGTCGCATTACAg AATGATCATGCACTTTCTAATAAACCTGGATATGTGGCCTTAAGCTTAGTTTTTATCCTATTTGGCTTGGCCGTCGTTGCTGCCAGTATAAACTTGCTCGTACTTCGTTTTATGACAAT GAACACCGGTGATGTTCGTCGCGAAGACAACGAACTTCAACCGGCTTCTCATCATGTTTTAACACTGGATGGCGAGGTGGTTGCAgtgaatggaaaaatattagccAGCCATGTGCCCATAGTTCATGATACAGATGACTGTGTGAGCGTATGCTCGTGCACCTGTCTAGGACCACCCAATACCGAGCTTTTGGACCAAGGTTATCAAGGGTACAGACCTCCTTCGACCTCAAGCATTCGCGTAAAACGCGCATCAGTCTGA
- the LOC114577369 gene encoding splicing regulatory glutamine/lysine-rich protein 1-like has product MAPIKRRPHARSHHKMKLRRKPNISKLVYKFLSLERGREQVGETLQNYIGPKCSICKRFKRREEASNSQDSQPGGNMANKRKESARNSKIHRVKRRQTSRDQTLSSCMHKGSGGEGIKKMKKYIQKAINFGVESGYLVPKDTAYKVLQVSSDLMNDSSYISKGRDVSQVRDRSPRHTPIRFEDYEVQDARRRRRRKGRRRRRSRRRRRSRSGSRRRRRSRRRRRGRRREGTDGEEVVENEDDYEFNNQSEKRKSPENVNRNDDNERLNQSDEEKTIDKKEDDGSDLSIDEDETEDEDEKKREDTNK; this is encoded by the exons ATGGCCCCCATAAAGAGACGTCCTCATGCGCGAAGCCACCACAAGATGA AGCTGCGACGTAAACCCAACATCTCAAAGCTTGTATACAAATTTCTCAGCCTCGAGAGGGGTAGAGAGCAGGTCGGCGAGACGTTGCAGAATTACATCGGCCCGAAGTGTTCGATCTGTAAACGATTTAAACGCCGTGAAGAAGCTTCGAATTCTCAGGATTCTCAGCCTGGCGGCAATATGGCcaacaaaagaaaagagtCGGCGAGGAATTCCAAGATTCACCGTGTGAAACGGCGGCAAACCTCCAGGGACCAAACTCTCTCGTCCTGCATGCACAAGGGCAGCGGAGGGGAGG gtataaagaaaatgaagaaatatattcagaAGGCGATCAATTTCGGAGTGGAATCGGGCTATCTGGTTCCGAAAGACACGGCGTACAAGGTTCTCCAGGTGTCATCAGATCTAATGAACGACAGCAGTTACATAAGCAAAGGTCGCGACGTTTCACAAGTTAGGGACAGAAGTCCACGTCATACGCCCATTAGATTCGAAGATTACGAGGTGCAGGATGCTAGAAGACGGCGAAGAAGAAAaggtcgaagaagaagaaggtccAGAAGACGAAGAAGGTCGAGGAGTGGATCCAGGAGACGAAGAAGATCGCGTAGAAGGAGGCGCGGAAGGAGGCGTGAAGG GACCGATGGAGAAGAGGTAGTCGAAAACGAAGATGATTACGAGTTCAATAATCAGagtgaaaaaaggaagagtcCGGAGAATGTGAACAGAAACGATGACAACGAACGATTGAATCAGTCTGACGAGGAGAAGACGATAGATAAGAAGGAGGACGATGGGTCGGATCTGTCCATCGACGAGGACGAGACCGAGGACGAGGACGAAAAGAAGAGGGAGGACACGAACAAATAA